Proteins from a genomic interval of Crassostrea angulata isolate pt1a10 chromosome 7, ASM2561291v2, whole genome shotgun sequence:
- the LOC128191253 gene encoding uncharacterized protein LOC128191253 → MNLTDLRVASQKVGPVIKEVAELCGKIPNQLPSKTTVDAIVDRKLSVAQKQISQTLPNKECTTLYTDETRKYGKTMQRYIVTIENQTSYVIGLREMFNKSGKCTLDTFREFLHDISSLSERAEPDRNVGFQILKNIQNTMSDRAGTEKNFNRLLEEFRKEVLPQVVDNWDALTEDQQKPISAMNNFFCGLHLLVGMADVAEES, encoded by the coding sequence ATGAACTTAACAGATTTGAGAGTAGCTAGTCAGAAAGTTGGTCCAGTTATAAAAGAAGTTGCTGAACTGTGTGGTAAAATACCAAATCAGCTACCAAGTAAGACCACAGTTGATGCCATTGTAGACAGGAAGCTGTCAGTAGCACAGAAACAGATCTCGCAGACATTACCAAATAAAGAATGTACCACTTTATATACAGATGAAACTAGGAAATATGGAAAGACCATGCAGAGATACATTGTCACCATTGAGAATCAGACTTCATATGTGATTGGGCTAAGAGAGATGTTTAACAAAAGCGGAAAGTGTACCCTGGATACATTTCGAGAATTTTTACATGACATCAGTTCCCTTAGTGAGAGAGCAGAGCCAGACAGAAATGTTgggtttcaaattttgaagaacATCCAAAACACGATGTCTGATAGAGCAGGAACAGAAAAAAACTTTAACAGATTATTAGAAGAGTTTCGTAAGGAAGTTCTACCACAGGTTGTTGACAATTGGGATGCCTTGACTGAAGATCAACAAAAGCCAATTTCAGCTATGAACAACTTTTTCTGTGGTCTTCATTTATTAGTTGGGATGGCGGATGTAGCCGAGGAGTCTTGA